TTGGTGCAGGCTGCGTCTGTGTTGCCTGTTGTCCCCAGCTACTTGCGGCGATACCCAGCCACAAGAGAAGTGCAGGAAAAGTAATTCGACTCATATTTAATTTGCCTCCTGTGTTAAGCTTTGAGTAAGGGGAAAATATGAACTCTGACGAAAAATCAGTAAGCGTTTCTTAGGCACTATGCCCTAAGACAGGGGGAAGCTTACGCCTGTAAGTCCAGTCACCAGCGGAAGCAAAAGGGGCTTTAAAACCTTGACACCATCAGCTCTGCTTTTTCAATAGCAGCTTTAGCAAATGTCCAGATGAACGCTATGGCTTTTCTGCTGTTTAAGATTTCGGCACCACTAGTGGAGGGTGAAAACTCCTTGATACCATACTTTTCGCAGATGTCTTTAGCTTCCTCACGAAGCATTTCTTCCTTGTCCTTAGACGGATACTTCGTATGCATTTGGCGATTCCAAAGATCTAAAGCATCAGCGTAGGCTTCTACTGCAAATTGCAGCTCGCGCTTCAGCTCTGAGCTAATGTCTTGACGCAATGCCTCGTCTACACTTGCTTTCAAGTCAATCATACGCGTGCTGTATGCCTGAAAGGTGATTCCGACCTCAGTTGCCGCTTGCATTTTGCGCAGCTCTTTCATTGCTATAAGCACGCTTTCTGGTAGCTTCTTTGGCGGCACAATAGAGTCACGCTTTGGAGTAGGCGGATTTGCCGAAAACTCCCAGCGACCATTCGGATACAAAATCACGATGCGCCCATCCTGCGCAGTAGCAGTCATCGGTGCGTCAATGAGCCTGCTCTTCTTTGGTGGCTTTCCCTTCGATTTCGGCTTCTCAGCTTGTGCGAATGCAGGGTAGGTGATAAGAAGTGAAAGAGTTGCTGTGAGTAGTAGTTTCATTTTTTTTGGTATTTAAATTGCAATAACAGAATTTAGTAACCGAACTTTGCGTTTGTGAAATTAGAATAAGCCCAAAAAAGAAGGCGGACTGAGGTCCGCCTTGCGTTCTACCTTTTCGGCACTTCCTATTAGCGCAGTAGCATTGCTCCCAAAATACCGACTGAGTTTTTCGCCAAGTTTGCAAGCGGCGTAAAGAAAAGCCCCAGTACTACGGTCAAGACTGCCAGCAGGGCGACCATTGCATTTGACCACGCCCCTACGCTTAACTCCGATGTATTGCCGCTCTCTGACTCGCGCAAGTACATATTGAGCGGAATCTTGAAGTAGTAATAGAGCGAAATCACGCTAGTCAAAATGCCAACCAGTGCCAAGCCCAAATAAAGCGTCCCCTTTTCCAAGAGCGCAGCAAAAATCATAAACTTCCCTACAAACCCCACAGTTGGCGGCAATCCCGTCAGCGAGACGAGGAAAATGGTCAGTGCCGCTGCTGCCAGTGGCATTCGCTTCGCCAGCCCTTTGTAGTCATTGACATCGTCACTCCCAATTTTGTTTGAGATAAGCACCGTTACAAAAAACGCGCCGACATTCATCACCGTGTAAGCAACAAGGTAGAACATTACGGCTTGCGTGCCAAGGTCGTCAGCGACCAAGACCCCCAGTAGCAGGTAACCTGCGTGCGCTACGGAGGAATACGCCAGTAGCCGTTTCACGCTGGTTTGCCAGATTGCAACCACATTTCCCAGAATCATTGAGACCAGCGCAAAGATGGAGAGCATGGTGACCCAATCTATGCCAATCATGCCCTCCCCTGTCCCAGTTGGTACGGTTACGCGGAAAAAGCGAATCAGCATCGCAAAGCCAGCTGCCTTCGAACCGACGGAGAGAAATGCGGTTACGGGCGTCGGCGCTCCTTCATACACATCAGGTGACCAGAAGTGGAACGGCACTGCACCGATTTTGTAGCCAAAGCCCGCCATAATTAGCAGCGCCGCCAGCAGCAGCGTGACACCGTCGACAGGATTGTTCACCAAGAACTCGTTGATTTTGAAAATGTTCGTATGCCCCGTTAAGCCGTAGAGAATTGAAATACCATAAATCATTACGCCTGACGACACCGCACCGTAGATGATGTATTTCAGCGAGGCTTCTGAGGAGCGCACTTGTCCTTTGAGGTAGCCTGTCAGAATGTAGGAAGAAATGCTGACCAATTCCAGCGACAGGAACATCATCAGCATATCAGTGGCTGACGCCATCAGGAACATTCCCAACACCATTGCGACCAAAATCGCGTAGTATTCGCCTAAGCTTCGTGTTTTTGGCTCATTGAGTTCTTCAGAGTCCATTGAGATGAGCACGGCTAAAATGCCTGCACCTAAGAAGAGATACTTAAAGAAAATCGCAAATGGGTCAATTGCAATCATTCCGAAGAACTTTTGCTCTGCTGGAAAAGCCTGCTGCTGATAGACGAAGAATCCCGTAATGAGCATTCCTGCTATAGCCAGAGCTGGAATCAACAAGCGATTGCCTTTGGTTATCACATCTACCAGCACCAGCAAAAGAAAGAGAATTGAGAGTACAAGCTCAGGCACAAAAGCCGATACGCTTGCTTGCAGTGCTTCGGATATGGTCTTGATGTCAAACGACATATTTTGGTTGCGTTAAAGTTTGAATTTCACTTTTAGCAAACTGCTCCTCACACCCTACACTACTTCAATAGCGCAGTGCCCACGCTCTGCACGGTCGGTGCTAAAATCTCCACAATTTTATTCATACTCGGCATCATTAGGTCAGTCAGCAGCGAGGGATAAACCCCCAAGATGACCACAATAGCAGTCAGTGGCGCCATCATTGCCACTTCCCTACCGTCTAAATCCACTTTCCCTGCCCAGTCGTGGAAATGGGCGTGTTCATGTCCATGCTCCCCTTTTACTTCGTAGGCAGCATCAGGCTTGCGCTTACCGAAATAGACACGCTGCAGCGCCCAGAGTAGATAACCTGCACTAAGCAAAATACCCAGCGTCGAGACCACCGCCACTGGGCGCGTTAGCTCCGCACGGAACGCGCCCAAGAAGACAAACGATTCAGCAATAAACCCTGACAGTCCCGGCATACCTAGCGACGCCATAAACGTCGTAATCACAAAACCAGTGTAGACAGGCATATAGCTTGCCAGTCCACCAAAGCGATCAATATCGCGTGTGTGTGCACGGTCGTAAATCACGCCTACCAGCAAGAACAGGAGCGGTGTCAGAATGCCGTGACTAAACATCTGCATCATTGCCCCCGTCATTCCTTCTGTGGTGACTGATGCAATACCCAAAAGCACAAAGCCCATGTGCGACACGGATGAATACGCCACCATTTTCTTTAAGTCCTTCTGCGCAATCGCACACAGTGCCCCATAGATGATGTTAATTGCCCCCAGCACGGCGATTGAATACGCCAATGCTCCAAAGATTTCAGGGAAGATGGGAAAGTTAACACGCAGAAAACCGTAGCCGCCCAGTTTCAGCAAAATTCCACCCAGAATGACTGACATCGGTGTAGGTGCCTCCACGTGTGCATCAGGTAGCCATGTATGGAATGGGAACACCGGCACTTTTATCGCAAACGCCAGAAATAGACCAATAAACGCCAGATATCGCATCGTTGTGCCGCTGCCACCAAAGATGCTATCTGGGAGGAAGTTGTTTGGGTTAGACATAGCAACCATGTTAAAGGTATGCTTGCCTGTCTCAGGGTCAATCACACTAAAGTAAAGCCCAATTCCGACAAGCAGCATAAAGACCGAGCCAAAGAGCGTGTAGAGGAAGAATTTAATAGCCGCATATTCACGATTTGGTCCGCCCCAGATGCCAATGAGGAAATACATTGGCACCAGCAGCATCTCCCAGAAGATGTAGAAGAGAAAGAAATCCAGCGCCACAAAGCTGCCCACCATCGCCGTTGACAGCACATTGTAGAGCAGAAAGTAGCCTTTGACGGATTTCTCTATCGTCCAGCTTGAAATGACGCCAATAGCTGAGACCACTACGGTCAAAATCACCATCGTGATGGAAAGCCCATCGACACCCAAGAAATAATCCACATGGAATGAGAAATTGCCAAGTTGCAGGTCAATCCACTTCACTTTCTCGACAAACTGGAATGCCTGCGGGTCGTTGATGCCTGCTTTGGAGTAATCGTAATTTTTCCAAATCCAGAGCGACAGCGCAACCTGCCCCAGTGCCGCAACCAGCGTAATAATGCGAATGAGCTGTTTTTGCGTGGCGGGCAGAAAGAGGATAATTGTCGCCGCCACCATTGGCAAAAAGGTAATGAGCGTCAGTTCCATATCTTCTGAATGCGTTTATGGCGTTTCTGAACTTCGTTTACTGCCTTAGTGCAAAGACGAAATAGGTCATCATTGCCAGCAAAGCAATTACGATGTAGGTCTGCACTCTTCCAGTTTGCAGTTTGCGCAGCACGATACCGAAGATCTGCACCATCATTCCTGCAAGATTCACTATACCATCCACCACATTCTTATCCAGCAATCCATTCAAGTTGGAGAATGACTTGCCGAAACTGGCACCACCGCTTACAATCACACCTTCGGGCACTAG
This sequence is a window from Chloroherpetonaceae bacterium. Protein-coding genes within it:
- a CDS encoding NADH-quinone oxidoreductase subunit N, which encodes MSFDIKTISEALQASVSAFVPELVLSILFLLLVLVDVITKGNRLLIPALAIAGMLITGFFVYQQQAFPAEQKFFGMIAIDPFAIFFKYLFLGAGILAVLISMDSEELNEPKTRSLGEYYAILVAMVLGMFLMASATDMLMMFLSLELVSISSYILTGYLKGQVRSSEASLKYIIYGAVSSGVMIYGISILYGLTGHTNIFKINEFLVNNPVDGVTLLLAALLIMAGFGYKIGAVPFHFWSPDVYEGAPTPVTAFLSVGSKAAGFAMLIRFFRVTVPTGTGEGMIGIDWVTMLSIFALVSMILGNVVAIWQTSVKRLLAYSSVAHAGYLLLGVLVADDLGTQAVMFYLVAYTVMNVGAFFVTVLISNKIGSDDVNDYKGLAKRMPLAAAALTIFLVSLTGLPPTVGFVGKFMIFAALLEKGTLYLGLALVGILTSVISLYYYFKIPLNMYLRESESGNTSELSVGAWSNAMVALLAVLTVVLGLFFTPLANLAKNSVGILGAMLLR
- a CDS encoding NADH-quinone oxidoreductase subunit M, whose protein sequence is MELTLITFLPMVAATIILFLPATQKQLIRIITLVAALGQVALSLWIWKNYDYSKAGINDPQAFQFVEKVKWIDLQLGNFSFHVDYFLGVDGLSITMVILTVVVSAIGVISSWTIEKSVKGYFLLYNVLSTAMVGSFVALDFFLFYIFWEMLLVPMYFLIGIWGGPNREYAAIKFFLYTLFGSVFMLLVGIGLYFSVIDPETGKHTFNMVAMSNPNNFLPDSIFGGSGTTMRYLAFIGLFLAFAIKVPVFPFHTWLPDAHVEAPTPMSVILGGILLKLGGYGFLRVNFPIFPEIFGALAYSIAVLGAINIIYGALCAIAQKDLKKMVAYSSVSHMGFVLLGIASVTTEGMTGAMMQMFSHGILTPLLFLLVGVIYDRAHTRDIDRFGGLASYMPVYTGFVITTFMASLGMPGLSGFIAESFVFLGAFRAELTRPVAVVSTLGILLSAGYLLWALQRVYFGKRKPDAAYEVKGEHGHEHAHFHDWAGKVDLDGREVAMMAPLTAIVVILGVYPSLLTDLMMPSMNKIVEILAPTVQSVGTALLK